The Mus musculus strain C57BL/6J chromosome 16, GRCm38.p6 C57BL/6J DNA window tgaaCAGCAACCTATTGAAGCTGGAACGCCAATGATCCAAGCAGTGGCTGCCCGGGGTCCTACAGCTTGGGAagcaaagcaggaggatcaagaggtCAGAGATGCCATCAGCTGTAGACTGAATGCGAGGCTATAATAGTCCAACTACATGAGACTgtttaaaaaccaacaaaaccctcACACAACAAAAAACATTTAAAGCTAGTGGGAAAGTTATAAGGACAGTGATTCttgtccccacccccagccttctTGGTTTTTGAtgtagggtctcactttgtattcTAGGTTGGTCTAGAACTCATAGGAGTCCTGCTCAGGCTCTGGAGTACTGAGATTGTAGGTGTGATCCACTGGCCCAATAGAACAgtgaacactcttccattgcccAGATTCACTGGCTGGGAACTGAGCTGTAAATGTGTCTCCAGGCAGGGACATCACCTTTGTCTctcattagatagatagatgagttgGGCATGGGGTTCTTTCCTCCAGACTGGCTCCAGGTGAAAAGCTGTGTTCTGTGactcccttactgattttatcACTGGAAAAAATAGAAGTTTCTGGTCTGGCTATAGTTTGGTGGTGGAGTACTAGCCTGACCTgagggaggccctgggttcttcaacaagaagaaaataCACACGAAAGTGAATTGAAATCAAGCACCGGTTGCTGGCCTCTGCTTGGCCTGTGGGGTGGGAACAGGGCTGGTTCAACTAGGGCTCATGGCTGCTCTGTCCACAGTGGAGCTCAAGATTGAAGTGGTGCTGCCAGAGAAAGAGCGGGGCAAGGAGGAGCTGTCAGCCAGCGGAAAGGGCAGCCCCCGGGGTTACCAGGGCAACGGCACAGCACGCCACTTCCATGCTGAAGAGCGGCTGCCCACCCCACAACCCtatcccagccctcaggactGTGTGGAGGCTACTGTCTGCCATGTCAAGGACCTCGAGAATGGCCAGTGGGTGCTGGGCTGCAAGGGTGGTGGTAGGACCtgaggggggggggcatgggaGAGACCACACATGAGGGGTTGGGCTGAGGCCTTGTATGAAATCGGCTGTAGCTCTTGGCTCCCTGGGTGCTAAGCTTTGTGCTTCAGCTGCTCTGGGCTTCCCAAATATTGGACCCTGGGAGGAGGTGCTTACAGGAGGACATGATTAGCTTCTAGTTTGATCTCTGAGCACAGCCTCTCCCCAGGATGCGGGAAGTGGAGCTGGGCTGGGGAAAGGTGTTGCTGGTGAAGGACAATGGGGAATTCCATGCCCTGGGCCATAAGTGTCCTCACTATGGAGCGCCCCTGGTGAAAGGTAAGAAAGTGTGAGATATACATGGGAGGTGGGCTACACCATCCATGCCTATATAGGGAATCTAGAAGGCCCCAGGGCCTTCAGTCATTTGTGAGGGCTCCTGGGTTCGGGAGAGGCCCAGCAGGGTCCAGTCTCTTCTGGGCATGGCGCTAGACTGGCACTCATTTGTCTCTCCTAGGTGTACTGTCCCGGGGACGTGTGCGCTGCCCCTGGCATGGTGCCTGCTTCAACATTAGTACTGGGGACCTAGAGGACTTCCCAGGCCTGGACAGCCTGCATAAGTTCCAGGTAGGGCTGGGAAAGTGACATGGTGGGAGCCTGTGTTGTGGAGTCAGAGACTGAAGCATCTCAAAGTTTGGTGCTGATACTGCCCTCTCAGGTGAAGATTGAGAAGGAGAAGGTGACCATTCGGGCAAGCAAGCAGGTACCAGGGAGACTCAGGTCACCAAGGCCCAGGTTTAAGAGGAAGGGTTTTGAATAGGCTGGGAGGGTATCTTGGCTGGAGAAGAGCATGAGGCAAAGTCCTGTGGTGGAAGGGAGCCTGGCGTGGGAGGGGAATGAGGGACTTTAGGATGGAGATGAGGCTGGGCTGGAGCCTCAGGATCCAAGCTCTGTGCTGCGCTTCCCCACTCTCAGGCCCTGCAGCTACAGCGGAGGACAAAGGTGATGGCCAAGTGTATCTCTCCAAGTGCTGGCCACAGCAGTAGCACCAACGTGCTCATAGTGGGTGCAGGTTGGTGTGGGGCTAATGAAGGAAAGGGGGAGCTTGGAAGGTGGGAGAGGCCTTGGCCTTGGTCTACGGTCCTGTCACTCAGGTGCTGCTGGCCTAGTGTGTGCAgaaacactgaggcaggagggcttCTCAGACCGGATTGTCCTTTGCACACTGGATCGACATCTGCCCTATGACCGGGCCAAGCTCAGCAAGGTAGGGATGGAATGGTGTACCCTGTCCCCAGATCCGTCACGTACACATGGAGCCTTGCCTGGCACGCACTAGAGGTTTAGCTGACTATTCTCTGCAGTTTCTCAAGCCTGTCTATGGTGCTTGTAAGAGATCtgagtttgttgagttctgtccCAAAGCCCCAGTGTGATGCAGTGTCTTCACCCTCCCTGGGGTCTGCGTCCTCTTCAGTACAATGAAATGTCAGGAGTGTAATATATATGCCttaaatcttagcacttgggaggtagaggcaggtagatctctgtgagtttggtatacatagctagttccaggccagccagagctacaaacagagaccctgtctcaaaaaaaattaataaataaaaataaaatagccacCATCTGACCCTGACTCATGACCATGTTCCTCAGTCCCTGGATGCACAACCCGAACAGCTGGCCCTGAGACCCAAGGAATTCTTCCGGGCCTATGGCATTGAGATGCTCACTGAGGCTCAGGTATGAAGATAGCGGGGGTTGGGGGCAGTCAATGAAAATGTCTAAGGAAACAAGAGGCCATGGGTACCCCTGGAGGTGTGGTGGATGTTCAGCCCTCTGTTCAGTCCTGGGACCCAGCACTGAGCCTTCTTCCTGGCAGAGTGATGGGGATGGTCTGATCCCAGCTAAGTCTAGGGAGCCTTGTGggatttgaaagtatataaaggctgggcatggtggcacatgcctttaatcccagcactcaggaggcagaggcaggcagatttcggagttcgaggccagcctggtctacaaagtgagttccaggacagccagggctataaagagaaaccctgtcttgaaaaaccaaaaaaaaaaaaaaaaaaaaaaaaagaaaggaaggaaggaagaaagaaagaaagaatataaagacAACTTTGAAGGGTCGGGACTACCCTGAAGCTGCACCTTAGAAGTCTAAGTTCAGGTTCTGGGGGTCTTGTGGAATTCTAAAGTAAGCCACAAGGCCCAAGCGTGTGCTGAGAACTCTTGCTGCCCTCTGGGGCTTGCAGGTAGTCACAGTGGACGTGAGAAATAAGAAGGTTGTGTTCAAGGATGGCTTCAAGCTAGAGTACAGCAAGCTGCTGCTGGCACCAGGAAGTAGGTAGGTAAATGTCTTCTGCCAGACACTAGGCAGCTGGACATCAGCCGGGGTGGGGGAGCCTCACTGATCCCATCGAATCTTAGCCCTAAGACCCTGACCTGCAAAGGGAAAGATGTAGAGAATGTGTTCACCATTCGCACGCCCGAGGATGCCAACCGCGTGCTGCGGCTCGCCCGGGGCCGCAATGCTGTTGTTGTGGGAGCAGGCTTTCTGGGTGAGTAGCTGCAGGGGAGGTGGGTAGTGGTTAGCTACCATACCTAGTCCTAGAGCGTGAGTAGAGTGCTAGCCTTGCTACTCCCTGCCCACCACCCAGGAATGGAGGTTGCTGCTTATCTGACTGAGAAAGCCCACTCAGTATCCGTGGTAGAGCTGGAGGAGACACCCTTCCGGAGGTTCCTGGGGGAACGTGTTGGTCGTGCACTTATGAAGGCGAGTCTGTTTCGATGCTTGACCTCTAGATGCCCTAGTTGACTTGCCTGGCCCCAGGCCAGAGTCTCACCCACTATCCATGTTCCTCCTTGCTTGTACAGATGTTTGAAAACAACCGGGTGAAGTTCTATATGCAGACAGAGGTGTCAGAGTTGCGGGCTCAAGAGGGCAAGGTAGGCTTTtctctgctgttgctgctgctgctgttgctgctgctgcagtcTGTGTCTCTCCCTGTGCTCAGGAACTGTGcccactcactcacccattccctccccccagcTGCAGGAGGTGGTGCTGAAGAGCAGCAAAGTCCTGCGAGCAGATGTCTGCGTGTTAGGCATTGGTGAGTAGGTAGACAAGCAAGTACTAGTAAGCAGAACTGTtacttgagcctcagtttccacatttgTAAAATGGGACTCCAATGTTACCCACTTCACAGGACCATTGTTTACTGGGCTTAGTCTAGGCCTCTCATGGAGCAGGTGACTGCTCTCTATGATACCAGCTGATACATAGGAGACAGACAAGTTTCTGATTGGTTCCTATGCCAACCCACATAATAGTTTGGGGAGGAGCCAAGCTGGAAGGTGGCAACACAGGGTTGGAGAAGCATGGCTTTGGATCCCTATCAGGAGAGCTCTATAGCACTTATTGGGGAGACAGTTCCTGAGGCTAAATGGGGAGCATAGAGCCTACAGATGGGCTTACAGAGGGCAGGATGCAGGAAGTCCCCAGGTGGGCATCCTATGGGTGACTAATCTGGGGCTGGCAGATACAgcaggaatggagagagagatgagacagaATGGCGGGACCAGGGTGTGGATGCATGGCTTCTGTCCTGTTAGGTGCGGTGCCTGCCACAGGCTTCCTGAGGCAGAGTGGCATTGGTCTGGATTCCCGAGGTTTCATCCCAGTCAACAAGGTGGGGCTGGATGAAGTGGGTAGGATGCGGGGTGGAGCATGGCTGGATGACCATGTCAGCTCCCCTGTACCACCCACAGAGCCCTGGCCCTCTCCCCACAGATGATGCAGACCAACGTCCCAGGAGTGTTTGCTGCAGGTGATGCTGTCACCTTTCCTCTTGCCTGGAGGAACAATCGGAAAGTGAACATCCCACACTGGCAGATGGCTCACGCCCAGGGTATGGCCAGCCCCGAGGCAAGTTAAGGGCTGGAAGGCTATCCCAGGGTCTCAGCCACCTTCAGGTCCAGACCCCAGTTGTTGATCTGGGGTCTTAAGTTCAAGGGTTGGTGGTTCAGCGAGTCTTATCCAGTGATCAGTCGGTGTACAGAGTGGCCTCCCTCCTGAGACCCTCTGCATACTTGCTGGACAAaactctctccagcccagctgtcTTTTTGCTACCCTCCCCTTTTTTGTTCTCAGGGTTATGAATTTGGTAGAATTGCTGCTTGGCCATCAATCACCtctgagagggaggaaggatttatttagtAGGCTAGCTTCTTACTCAGGACCTTGTTTTTCTTGCACCACTAAACTACCTCTGTGACTCGGTTGGGTTATTGTGGTTTTTGTGGAATTTTTTGGTAGCCACCATATCTCCTGAGCTTCATGGACTATGGACTTTGCTCTCAATCCCTAAGATGCAGGCACCAGTGTGTTAACCACCTCAAGACCTTATAAAGGACCTCCACATCTCTAGTCTTGGATAGGGATTTCTCCTATGTCttaccttccctttcttcttccttcaccaTTATCTAAAAGGCTGATGGTAGTGGTATCTCCCAACTCTACTATCTGTTCAAAATTGTTACTAGAGAATAAGGATCCAAAGGTACTCCTTGGCCAAATATAATTAGGACTTAGGGCTCTCTGGAGATTCTTAGATGTATTCAATTGTAGATTTAGGTGGAGCTTTAGAAATGGGAAGCCACCTGTGCTAACTCTGTGGGCTGGTCATCTCTCCCGTCATCTCTCCCGTCATCTCTCCCTTCTGGCCTTTGGGCCCCATTGTCTTCCCTCTTTACACCTGCTATATCTGATCTACTGTCTGTGTACACAATTGTGAAGTAGATCACAACCCCAGTAGACCTTTCAGATGTACAACACATCATTCAAAGAGGACTAATGTAAGTGGATCTCTGGGGCCAAGCATTCCCCTCTGTACCCGCTAACTACATCCAAAGGTGGGCTATGGGCTGAACATGATTCTTTTTTTAGGAGGCCTAGGCAAAAAAATCATACCTGTCAAGGGTCCCTAGAGTGGGCTGAGGGCAGGCAGCCGGGTGGTGAGAGGAAGGATTGAGCTCTCACCACCCTGGATTTTTCAGGGCGGGTAGCAGCTCAGAACATGCTGGCACAGGAGGCTGAGATCAACACGGTACCCTATCTGTGGACTGCCATGTTCGGCAAAAGCCTTCGCTATGCTGGTAACTAAAAGCTTGTCTCCTGGGGATGGGGTCCTGAAGGCACTTCAGGATTAAGTATGGGGGTTGGGTCCAGTAAGAACTAAGAATTGGCAAATAAGAACTGGGTTGGCTCAGGTGCATACTGCACTCCCAGCAGTTCAGAGGCTAAaatgggaagatcaggaattggaGACCAGTCTGAGTCTTAGATGGTAGAGCCAGGAACTGCTTAGGAGGAGCAGAGGGttgacgagatggctcagtgggtaagggttcTTGCTGCCAcactgatgatctgagttcattTCTTaaaacccacatagtggaaggtgAAAAATCacctcctgcaaattgtcctctgatctccatacatgcatgtgtgcatacacatgaaataaataaataaatgtcattaaaaaaaagtcGGAGTAggatccaggtatggtggcacaggagtttagtcccagcacttgagagcagAGCCaaatggatctcttgagttcaaggctggcctgatctacagagtgagttttaggacagccagggctacacagagaaaccctgtctcagaaaaacaagaaggagagagagaggaaaggtggggagggaggtCTGTTGTTTAGACAGGAGCTAGGGAGCCTATGAAGACTGTCCCCCTTCCCCAGTTCACATGGGCGCCCTCCCACAGGCTACGGAGAAGGCTTCGATGATGTCATCATTCAGGGGGATCTGGAGGAGCTGAAGTTTGTGGCTTTTTATACCAAGTGAGAGCAATGGGGTGCGATGGGAGCATGGAGCAGTGGGAGTGCTGTTGGGAATCGATAGTGTTAGCAAAGCAGCAGGGGCTAAAAGACAAGTGAATGGCCGCGTGGGGGTGCTGGGCAGGAGATGAGGAGGAAGCAACAACAGTCCTCCCGTGCATCAAACAATACTGTGTCTTCTGGATATTTCTTTGAGGTAAGTGTTGACACTGAGGCAGGTAGGTGTCTACAACAAGGAAAGACAAACTGGTGTAGACAAGCTGATGCTAAGGCTGGGCCCATCCCTGCGCTGTGCCAAGGGTTTCTTTGGGCAGCTGACAGTGCTGGGACCAAATGGAGGGCTGGGTGCTCAAGACATCTTGTTTCCCTGGACAAGAGCCTTCCCGGCATCCCAGGTGGACCAGAAGGTGTTAGGATCTCAAGAAGGACCACTGCTGCTAGTGGTCTCAGGCTGGGGCTCCTTCTCTCCATAGAAGTGACGAAGTGATTGCTGTGGCCAGCATGAACTACGATCCCATCGTATCCAAGGTGGCTGAGGTGCTAGCCTCAGGTCGAGCCATCCGGAAGCGGGAGGTGGAGTGAGTGCGGGTGTGGGAGACTGTAGGGTGTGTGTGGGTATCCTGGATAGGATCTATTAAAGCTACCATGGCAGCCTGTTGCCCGCTCAGTCCTATAGAGCTCTTCTCCTCACTTTCAGTTCCCATGGTTCCTGGGTGAGATGAGGGTGAATTTGGTTTAGAAGTTGACAGGATATGATTACAAAGAACCGGGTGTGTGGCCCAGAGAGGAGCCAatgttggggagtggggggtggaggcAATGTGATTTGTGCTAAGCTTGGCAGAACTTAGGTGGAGAAACATAGTAGGTGATGCCCCCAGATATGCCATCCACAGAGAAGTGGGGTGGTTACATGACATCTGGGAAGCAGTGGACATGAGCCATTACCATCATCCCAGCACAGTGCCAGTGAGTCCCCAGTAGCTTAACCTGTGTACAGAGAACTTCCCAGGACCAGAGACAGGCCAGAGGTGACTGATGGCTATGTGTCGGGGTAAATCCTAGAGTGGAAGACTCAGAGTGGATCTGATAAATGATATACTTTCTTTGGCCTTCTGTTTTTCCCTCTTGCCTTCGAAAAGGTTGTTTATGCTACACAGCAAGTACGTGCATTGTTTCTTGTTGACTGTTCTCAGCCTTTCTTCCCCAGCCCAATGACTGAACCCTCCCACCTTGCCCAAGTCCATTACCTACGGGGCTTTGACACAGATCAGTCTCTGCTGCTGTATTCAAGAATCATTGGCTCATGGTGCCTAGAGTGGGGAACCTGTCCTCTTCTGCCCTGACCCATCCTCCTCTCATTCCTGCAGAACCGGTGACATGTCTTGGCTCACAGGAAAAGGATCCTGAGCTCTCCTGTGGTGGACTTGGGCAGGCCTCTGGGGTACCAAGGTCAGAGACCAAGTCCTGGGGCAAGTGCCAACTCCAATTTCCCAGGATCCCTCACTGTGGAATCTGAGTCCTCCAAGGCTTGCCTTGACCTGTCTGCCTCGCCTCCAGCCAGGCTACCACAGCCTCCAGAAGATGGTCCATTCCTAATGCCTCAGCTGTCACTGACAGCTGGGTGTAGAGGCAGGACAGGCTCTGCCTTGGTTTCCTCTACTAGGACGATTTTCCCAGCAAGCCCCTTCAACATTACCTTAAAATTAAAACGCATGTCTCAGCAGAACTGTGTCCTAGTGTAATTGGGCCGACACTTAGAGCCAGGCATGATGTGACACATCTGTAATAGTGGCActcaggacagaggcaggagggttagaagtctcagtcttttgttttttttttttaaaaaagcttcacAAGCCAGAGACAGCTTTTGTATTTGTCCACTTAAGAGAGGTGGGAGCTGGGTCCTGCAGACTCCATGCTGCCACAGAAACCTGAGCTCAGaccaggaggtggtggcgcacacctttaatcccagtgcccgggaggcagaggcaggcagatctctgaattcaagaccaacctaatctacagagtgagttccaggacagccagagctacacagagaaaccctgtctgaaataaaacaaaatgaaaatcaccTCATTGTTATTAACTCACAAATACACTCTGCTAGATTGCAGTAGTCACTCAAAAACCTATCCAGTTGCATTCTGTATATctctaggttttgtttttgtacagTTAGGATAGCCATTGTGAAGCTGCTCTTGACTTTTACTATTTTACATTTATAAGCTCTTACCAAAAAAATATGAAACTAGACCAACTGACATTATATCCATTTCACTACATGTGTCCCTTTTGCCTGAACTTCCTGAATCATTTCACGGGTGATTCAGCTGGCAGCAGactacaaataaaacacacacacacacacacaaattgtggTGTAGCCTAGTGGCAGAGTGCATGCTGATCAAATCCTAGGTTCAAAACCCACAGCAAAAcagagaaaggggctggagacatggctcagtggttaagagcaccagctgctcttctgaaggtcatgagttcaaatcccagtaaccacatggtggctcacaaccatccgtaatgagatctgacgccctcttctggtgcatctgaagacagctacagtgtacttagatataataataaataaatcttttaaaaaaagagagagaaggagggggaggaagagagaggagagaaataaaTGAAGATACTGCTCTCAACTGAGAACCCAGAGGTGCCCCGCCATCGAGAGTCCCAGACAAGAATgccaagagagagcagagggggaGCAGTGAAGATCAGGTTTGGGGAGCACAAACAGAAGGTGGACAATTGAGCAGCTCGCTTGCAAGTCCGAAACCTCATCCTGGAGGAGGGCGGGGGGATCTTCCGGGAGACAG harbors:
- the Aifm3 gene encoding apoptosis-inducing factor 3 isoform X4, giving the protein MGGCFSKPKPVELKIEVVLPEKERGKEELSASGKGSPRGYQGNGTARHFHAEERLPTPQPYPSPQDCVEATVCHVKDLENGQMREVELGWGKVLLVKDNGEFHALGHKCPHYGAPLVKGVLSRGRVRCPWHGACFNISTGDLEDFPGLDSLHKFQVKIEKEKVTIRASKQALQLQRRTKVMAKCISPSAGHSSSTNVLIVGAGAAGLVCAETLRQEGFSDRIVLCTLDRHLPYDRAKLSKSLDAQPEQLALRPKEFFRAYGIEMLTEAQVVTVDVRNKKVVFKDGFKLEYSKLLLAPGSSPKTLTCKGKDVENVFTIRTPEDANRVLRLARGRNAVVVGAGFLGMEVAAYLTEKAHSVSVVELEETPFRRFLGERVGRALMKMFENNRVKFYMQTEVSELRAQEGKLQEVVLKSSKVLRADVCVLGIGAVPATGFLRQSGIGLDSRGFIPVNKMMQTNVPGVFAAGDAVTFPLAWRNNRKVNIPHWQMAHAQGRVAAQNMLAQEAEINTVPYLWTAMFGKSLRYAEPVTCLGSQEKDPELSCGGLGQASGVPRSETKSWGKCQLQFPRIPHCGI
- the Aifm3 gene encoding apoptosis-inducing factor 3 isoform X1 — translated: MGGCFSKPKPVELKIEVVLPEKERGKEELSASGKGSPRGYQGNGTARHFHAEERLPTPQPYPSPQDCVEATVCHVKDLENGQMREVELGWGKVLLVKDNGEFHALGHKCPHYGAPLVKGVLSRGRVRCPWHGACFNISTGDLEDFPGLDSLHKFQVKIEKEKVTIRASKQALQLQRRTKVMAKCISPSAGHSSSTNVLIVGAGAAGLVCAETLRQEGFSDRIVLCTLDRHLPYDRAKLSKSLDAQPEQLALRPKEFFRAYGIEMLTEAQVVTVDVRNKKVVFKDGFKLEYSKLLLAPGSSPKTLTCKGKDVENVFTIRTPEDANRVLRLARGRNAVVVGAGFLGMEVAAYLTEKAHSVSVVELEETPFRRFLGERVGRALMKMFENNRVKFYMQTEVSELRAQEGKLQEVVLKSSKVLRADVCVLGIGAVPATGFLRQSGIGLDSRGFIPVNKMMQTNVPGVFAAGDAVTFPLAWRNNRKVNIPHWQMAHAQGRVAAQNMLAQEAEINTVPYLWTAMFGKSLRYAGYGEGFDDVIIQGDLEELKFVAFYTKSDEVIAVASMNYDPIVSKVAEVLASGRAIRKREVELFMLHSKYVHCFLLTVLSLSSPAQ
- the Aifm3 gene encoding apoptosis-inducing factor 3 isoform X6, whose product is MREVELGWGKVLLVKDNGEFHALGHKCPHYGAPLVKGVLSRGRVRCPWHGACFNISTGDLEDFPGLDSLHKFQVKIEKEKVTIRASKQALQLQRRTKVMAKCISPSAGHSSSTNVLIVGAGAAGLVCAETLRQEGFSDRIVLCTLDRHLPYDRAKLSKSLDAQPEQLALRPKEFFRAYGIEMLTEAQVVTVDVRNKKVVFKDGFKLEYSKLLLAPGSSPKTLTCKGKDVENVFTIRTPEDANRVLRLARGRNAVVVGAGFLGMEVAAYLTEKAHSVSVVELEETPFRRFLGERVGRALMKMFENNRVKFYMQTEVSELRAQEGKLQEVVLKSSKVLRADVCVLGIGAVPATGFLRQSGIGLDSRGFIPVNKMMQTNVPGVFAAGDAVTFPLAWRNNRKVNIPHWQMAHAQGRVAAQNMLAQEAEINTVPYLWTAMFGKSLRYAGYGEGFDDVIIQGDLEELKFVAFYTKSDEVIAVASMNYDPIVSKVAEVLASGRAIRKREVELFMLHSKYVHCFLLTVLSLSSPAQ
- the Aifm3 gene encoding apoptosis-inducing factor 3 isoform X2; translation: MGGCFSKPKPVELKIEVVLPEKERGKEELSASGKGSPRGYQGNGTARHFHAEERLPTPQPYPSPQDCVEATVCHVKDLENGQMREVELGWGKVLLVKDNGEFHALGHKCPHYGAPLVKGVLSRGRVRCPWHGACFNISTGDLEDFPGLDSLHKFQVKIEKEKVTIRASKQALQLQRRTKVMAKCISPSAGHSSSTNVLIVGAGAAGLVCAETLRQEGFSDRIVLCTLDRHLPYDRAKLSKSLDAQPEQLALRPKEFFRAYGIEMLTEAQVVTVDVRNKKVVFKDGFKLEYSKLLLAPGSSPKTLTCKGKDVENVFTIRTPEDANRVLRLARGRNAVVVGAGFLGMEVAAYLTEKAHSVSVVELEETPFRRFLGERVGRALMKMFENNRVKFYMQTEVSELRAQEGKLQEVVLKSSKVLRADVCVLGIGAVPATGFLRQSGIGLDSRGFIPVNKMMQTNVPGVFAAGDAVTFPLAWRNNRKVNIPHWQMAHAQGRVAAQNMLAQEAEINTVPYLWTAMFGKSLRYAGYGEGFDDVIIQGDLEELKFVAFYTKSDEVIAVASMNYDPIVSKVAEVLASGRAIRKREVELFMLHSKTGDMSWLTGKGS
- the Aifm3 gene encoding apoptosis-inducing factor 3 isoform X5, whose amino-acid sequence is MGGCFSKPKPVELKIEVVLPEKERGKEELSASGKGSPRGYQGNGTARHFHAEERLPTPQPYPSPQDCVEATVCHVKDLENGQMREVELGWGKVLLVKDNGEFHALGHKCPHYGAPLVKGVLSRGRVRCPWHGACFNISTGDLEDFPGLDSLHKFQVKIEKEKVTIRASKQALQLQRRTKVMAKCISPSAGHSSSTNVLIVGAGAAGLVCAETLRQEGFSDRIVLCTLDRHLPYDRAKLSKSLDAQPEQLALRPKEFFRAYGIEMLTEAQVVTVDVRNKKVVFKDGFKLEYSKLLLAPGSSPKTLTCKGKDVENVFTIRTPEDANRVLRLARGRNAVVVGAGFLGMEVAAYLTEKAHSVSVVELEETPFRRFLGERVGRALMKMFENNRVKFYMQTEVSELRAQEGKLQEVVLKSSKVLRADVCVLGIGAVPATGFLRQSGIGLDSRGFIPVNKMMQTNVPGVFAAGDAVTFPLAWRNNRKVNIPHWQMAHAQGRVAAQNMLAQEAEINTVPYLWTAMFGKSLRYAVHMGALPQATEKASMMSSFRGIWRS
- the Aifm3 gene encoding apoptosis-inducing factor 3 isoform 2 (isoform 2 is encoded by transcript variant 2) — encoded protein: MGGCFSKPKPVELKIEVVLPEKERGKEELSASGKGSPRGYQGNGTARHFHAEERLPTPQPYPSPQDCVEATVCHVKDLENGQMREVELGWGKVLLVKDNGEFHALGHKCPHYGAPLVKGVLSRGRVRCPWHGACFNISTGDLEDFPGLDSLHKFQVKIEKEKVTIRASKQALQLQRRTKVMAKCISPSAGHSSSTNVLIVGAGAAGLVCAETLRQEGFSDRIVLCTLDRHLPYDRAKLSKSLDAQPEQLALRPKEFFRAYGIEMLTEAQVVTVDVRNKKVVFKDGFKLEYSKLLLAPGSSPKTLTCKGKDVENVFTIRTPEDANRVLRLARGRNAVVVGAGFLGMEVAAYLTEKAHSVSVVELEETPFRRFLGERVGRALMKMFENNRVKFYMQTEVSELRAQEGKLQEVVLKSSKVLRADVCVLGIGAVPATGFLRQSGIGLDSRGFIPVNKMMQTNVPGVFAAGDAVTFPLAWRNNRKVNIPHWQMAHAQGRVAAQNMLAQEAEINTVPYLWTAMFGKSLRYAGYGEGFDDVIIQGDLEELKFVAFYTKSDEVIAVASMNYDPIVSKVAEVLASGRAIRKREVETGDMSWLTGKGS
- the Aifm3 gene encoding apoptosis-inducing factor 3 isoform X3 encodes the protein MGGCFSKPKPVELKIEVVLPEKERGKEELSASGKGSPRGYQGNGTARHFHAEERLPTPQPYPSPQDCVEATVCHVKDLENGQMREVELGWGKVLLVKDNGEFHALGHKCPHYGAPLVKGVLSRGRVRCPWHGACFNISTGDLEDFPGLDSLHKFQALQLQRRTKVMAKCISPSAGHSSSTNVLIVGAGAAGLVCAETLRQEGFSDRIVLCTLDRHLPYDRAKLSKSLDAQPEQLALRPKEFFRAYGIEMLTEAQVVTVDVRNKKVVFKDGFKLEYSKLLLAPGSSPKTLTCKGKDVENVFTIRTPEDANRVLRLARGRNAVVVGAGFLGMEVAAYLTEKAHSVSVVELEETPFRRFLGERVGRALMKMFENNRVKFYMQTEVSELRAQEGKLQEVVLKSSKVLRADVCVLGIGAVPATGFLRQSGIGLDSRGFIPVNKMMQTNVPGVFAAGDAVTFPLAWRNNRKVNIPHWQMAHAQGRVAAQNMLAQEAEINTVPYLWTAMFGKSLRYAGYGEGFDDVIIQGDLEELKFVAFYTKSDEVIAVASMNYDPIVSKVAEVLASGRAIRKREVELFMLHSKYVHCFLLTVLSLSSPAQ